One part of the Cyclobacteriaceae bacterium genome encodes these proteins:
- a CDS encoding inorganic phosphate transporter produces the protein MEFYQILIILLFITAIVDLIVGVSNDAVNFLNSAIGSKAAPMRTILLVASAGILIGSAFSSGMMEVAKNGLFNPSFFTFDQVMYLFLAVMLTDIILLDFYNNIGLPTSTTVSLVFEILGAAFAIGVLHSLMQGLAWQDIPLSNILNFSSAITIISGIFLSIFLAFILGSFIQHIARLAFTFSLKKSVKKYGAIFCGLSITTILYFLLIKGAKGSALITDVQVEWITKHTFSLLLSSFAFFSMLIQFIMWYTRINPLKVVVLLGTFALAMAFAGNDLVNFIGVAVAGMTAFNNWSASGIPADQFHMVGLAKEVVTPAWILLAAGIVMVITLWTNAKSRKVTETEISLGRQDEGEEKFRPNALSRILVGAGLLTGRACDLVLPRSWSKSLEKRFAAQEVTPINEKDQPSFDLVRGSVNLLVSSVLIAYGTSQKLPLSTTFVTFMVAMGSSFADKAWGRESAVYRVAGVMNVIAGWLITALIAFTASGLVALILFKTGPIGILVVTALSAFVLIRSHVVFARKGKKELANKKIFSSQLKDLKQAVDESNEVTIRNLKVLMKVYTTSVDSLAKEKRKTAVKTMLRMQELRAEANIIQHKIIKYVRKMPRHNLPASRLYILMFDHMQDLYQSTLLISESCTEHLKNYHTTPSKNFLQQLQEIEKGLTEYTALVCEDIGSSRFTHAEALSSLHQKLINSINQTIDEQIIALQKDSIGNRIGLLQVRIILESKDIATTLQQLYTLYRDYNKKDENTP, from the coding sequence ATGGAATTCTATCAGATTCTGATTATCCTGCTTTTCATTACCGCAATTGTTGATCTGATTGTAGGGGTTAGCAACGATGCCGTTAATTTTCTCAATTCCGCCATCGGATCTAAGGCGGCACCCATGCGCACCATTTTACTGGTAGCCAGTGCCGGTATTCTTATCGGATCCGCATTTTCTAGTGGCATGATGGAAGTCGCGAAAAATGGACTTTTTAACCCTTCCTTTTTCACATTCGACCAGGTGATGTACCTTTTTCTGGCCGTTATGCTAACGGATATTATCCTGTTGGATTTCTATAACAACATCGGGTTACCTACGTCAACAACTGTTTCGTTGGTATTTGAAATTCTTGGTGCAGCTTTTGCCATCGGGGTACTACATTCATTAATGCAGGGTTTAGCATGGCAGGACATACCTCTTAGTAACATCCTGAATTTCTCCAGCGCGATAACCATTATCAGCGGCATTTTCCTTTCTATATTCCTTGCATTTATTCTAGGCTCCTTTATTCAGCACATCGCACGATTAGCCTTTACCTTCTCGTTGAAAAAGTCAGTCAAAAAATATGGCGCAATATTTTGCGGACTATCGATCACTACCATACTCTACTTCCTGCTGATCAAGGGAGCAAAGGGAAGCGCATTGATTACGGATGTACAGGTGGAATGGATCACAAAACATACCTTCTCCCTCCTGCTCAGCAGTTTTGCATTTTTCAGTATGCTGATCCAGTTCATCATGTGGTACACGCGCATCAACCCCCTGAAAGTAGTTGTGCTGCTGGGAACCTTCGCGCTCGCTATGGCCTTTGCCGGTAATGACCTGGTAAATTTTATTGGTGTTGCCGTTGCAGGTATGACGGCTTTTAATAACTGGTCGGCATCCGGCATTCCGGCTGATCAGTTTCATATGGTTGGCTTGGCAAAAGAAGTAGTGACACCGGCATGGATCTTATTGGCTGCTGGCATTGTAATGGTTATTACGCTTTGGACCAATGCCAAAAGTCGAAAAGTTACTGAGACGGAAATATCTCTCGGCCGTCAAGATGAAGGTGAAGAGAAGTTCCGACCTAACGCACTGTCACGCATATTGGTTGGAGCAGGCTTGCTTACCGGCAGAGCATGTGACCTAGTGTTACCAAGGTCATGGTCAAAATCATTGGAGAAAAGATTTGCAGCGCAAGAAGTAACACCCATAAACGAAAAGGATCAACCGTCTTTTGATCTGGTGCGCGGATCTGTAAACCTGCTGGTATCCAGTGTGCTCATTGCGTACGGCACATCCCAAAAGTTGCCGCTCTCAACAACATTCGTCACGTTTATGGTAGCTATGGGCAGTTCCTTTGCTGATAAAGCGTGGGGTCGCGAGAGTGCCGTGTACAGGGTTGCCGGAGTAATGAATGTAATTGCCGGATGGCTGATAACAGCCCTGATTGCCTTTACAGCCAGCGGACTTGTTGCCCTTATTCTCTTCAAGACTGGCCCAATAGGCATACTAGTAGTAACAGCTTTGAGTGCTTTTGTTTTGATTAGAAGTCATGTAGTGTTTGCGCGAAAAGGTAAAAAAGAATTGGCCAATAAGAAGATTTTTTCAAGCCAGCTCAAAGACCTGAAACAGGCTGTTGACGAAAGTAATGAGGTGACGATCAGAAACCTTAAAGTATTAATGAAGGTATACACCACCAGCGTTGATTCACTGGCGAAAGAAAAAAGAAAAACTGCAGTGAAGACGATGCTTCGCATGCAGGAACTCAGAGCAGAAGCCAACATCATCCAGCATAAAATAATTAAGTATGTAAGGAAAATGCCCAGGCATAATTTACCCGCTAGCCGTTTGTATATCCTCATGTTTGATCATATGCAGGATCTGTATCAAAGTACGTTGCTGATCAGCGAAAGCTGCACAGAACACCTGAAGAACTACCACACCACGCCATCAAAAAATTTCCTGCAGCAGCTTCAGGAAATTGAAAAGGGACTGACTGAGTATACCGCGCTGGTGTGTGAAGACATTGGTTCATCAAGATTTACTCACGCTGAAGCACTATCATCGTTACATCAAAAATTAATCAACTCAATCAATCAAACCATCGATGAACAAATCATTGCCCTGCAAAAGGATAGTATCGGAAACAGGATTGGACTTTTACAGGTTCGTATAATATTGGAGTCTAAAGACATCGCGACTACGCTTCAGCAGCTATATACGCTCTATCGCGATTACAACAAGAAGGATGAGAATACACCTTAA